In Anseongella ginsenosidimutans, one genomic interval encodes:
- the ahcY gene encoding adenosylhomocysteinase, with protein MIETSFSRYKVKDISLAEWGRKEIELAEAEMPGLMAIRKEYGPSQPLKGARIAGCLHMTIQTAVLIETLLELGAEVNWSSCNIFSTQDHAAAAIAARGISVFAWKGLSEEEYNWCIEQTLYFGEDRKPLNMILDDGGDLTNLVLDNHPELLEELKGISEETTTGVLRLYERVKKGTLPVPAINVNDSVTKSKFDNKYGCRESLVDAIRRATDLMLAGKVAVVAGYGDVGKGSAESLRSAGVRVIVTEIDPICALQAAMEGYEVKKMGNAIPEADIIVTATGNCDIITREHFPLMKDKAVLCNIGHFDDEIDMAWLNKNYGDTKINIKPQVDKYTLDGKDLLVLAEGRLVNLGCAMGHPSFVMSNSFSNQTLAQIELWTNGEAYENKVYTLPKHLDEQVARLHLAKIGVDLDELSEKQAAYIGVSKEGPFKSEWYRY; from the coding sequence ATGATCGAAACCTCCTTCTCCAGGTATAAAGTAAAAGATATTTCACTGGCCGAATGGGGCCGAAAGGAAATTGAACTTGCCGAAGCGGAAATGCCGGGCCTTATGGCTATCCGAAAGGAATATGGCCCCAGCCAGCCGCTGAAAGGGGCGCGTATTGCGGGATGCCTCCATATGACCATCCAAACCGCTGTTTTGATTGAAACCTTGCTGGAGCTTGGTGCGGAAGTGAACTGGTCTTCCTGTAATATTTTTTCCACGCAGGATCATGCCGCCGCCGCGATTGCCGCAAGGGGTATTTCCGTATTCGCATGGAAGGGCCTGAGCGAGGAAGAGTACAACTGGTGCATTGAACAAACCCTGTATTTCGGGGAGGACCGCAAGCCCCTGAATATGATCCTTGATGACGGGGGTGACCTTACCAACCTGGTGCTGGATAACCACCCGGAACTGCTGGAAGAACTTAAAGGAATTTCCGAAGAGACCACTACCGGGGTACTTCGCCTGTATGAACGCGTAAAAAAAGGAACCTTGCCGGTGCCCGCCATCAATGTGAACGATTCGGTCACAAAATCCAAATTCGATAATAAATATGGCTGCCGGGAATCCCTGGTTGACGCTATCCGCCGGGCTACTGATCTCATGCTTGCCGGAAAAGTGGCAGTAGTGGCCGGTTACGGTGATGTGGGGAAAGGCTCGGCTGAATCGCTCCGCAGCGCTGGTGTCCGGGTAATCGTAACGGAAATTGACCCTATTTGCGCGCTTCAGGCGGCAATGGAAGGGTATGAAGTAAAAAAAATGGGCAATGCCATTCCCGAAGCGGATATTATTGTAACCGCTACCGGAAACTGCGATATTATTACCCGGGAACATTTCCCGTTGATGAAAGACAAGGCTGTGCTATGCAATATCGGGCATTTTGACGATGAAATTGACATGGCCTGGCTGAATAAGAATTACGGAGATACGAAGATCAACATAAAGCCTCAGGTGGATAAGTACACCCTTGATGGGAAAGACCTGCTTGTGCTGGCCGAAGGCCGCCTGGTAAACCTGGGCTGCGCCATGGGGCATCCTTCCTTTGTGATGTCCAATTCCTTCAGTAACCAGACGCTTGCTCAGATAGAACTCTGGACCAACGGGGAAGCCTATGAAAATAAAGTGTACACGCTTCCAAAGCATCTTGATGAGCAGGTAGCGCGCCTGCACCTGGCTAAGATCGGGGTAGACCTGGATGAACTTAGCGAAAAACAGGCTGCCTATATCGGCGTTTCCAAGGAAGGACCTTTTAAATCGGAATGGTATCGTTATTAA
- a CDS encoding BrxA/BrxB family bacilliredoxin, which translates to MATYPEYMVAPMREELTSAGFQQLNTPEEVEQAIQSEGTVFVVVNSVCGCAAGTARPGAVQAVEKSAKRPDKTVTVFAGMEKDAVDKARSFMLPYPPSSPAMALFKDGKLVHMIERHHIEGRPADMIAENLKAAFEEYC; encoded by the coding sequence ATGGCAACATATCCAGAGTACATGGTAGCGCCAATGCGCGAAGAACTTACAAGTGCAGGTTTTCAGCAGCTGAACACGCCGGAAGAAGTGGAACAGGCAATCCAGTCTGAAGGGACTGTTTTTGTGGTAGTTAATTCCGTTTGCGGGTGCGCAGCCGGGACAGCAAGGCCAGGGGCCGTACAGGCAGTGGAGAAATCGGCAAAGCGCCCGGATAAAACGGTGACTGTATTTGCAGGAATGGAAAAAGACGCGGTAGATAAAGCCCGTTCTTTTATGCTGCCTTACCCTCCATCTTCACCCGCCATGGCACTGTTCAAAGATGGAAAGCTGGTACACATGATTGAACGCCACCATATTGAAGGGCGCCCGGCAGACATGATCGCTGAGAACCTGAAAGCGGCGTTCGAAGAATATTGTTAA
- the cdaA gene encoding diadenylate cyclase CdaA — translation MEPAGDLFSGFGIFDVIDILLVAFLIYLFFSLVRGTIAVNILIGLFLIFLFYLLVRALEMRLMTGIFDKVASVGVIALIIVFQEEIRRFLLMIGRNSLLNRNKGWLRFVFGQKTLEGVNYDKIKPIIEACRSMKNTKTGALIVFARNIDGQDFFNNGEILNAALSKRLLETIFSKNGPLHDGAVVIADSQVVSASCVLPLTSNTELPPRLGLRHRAAIGITEVSDSSAIVISEETGEVSYAKYGRIRTNISLLELEKFLQRDMS, via the coding sequence ATGGAGCCGGCTGGTGATCTCTTTTCGGGTTTTGGAATATTTGATGTCATAGATATTCTCCTGGTAGCCTTTCTGATCTATTTATTTTTTAGCCTGGTGCGCGGCACTATTGCCGTGAATATCCTGATAGGGCTTTTCCTGATCTTTTTGTTTTATCTCCTGGTAAGGGCGCTGGAAATGCGGCTAATGACAGGGATCTTTGATAAGGTGGCTAGTGTAGGGGTGATCGCGCTCATCATTGTATTCCAGGAAGAAATAAGGCGCTTCCTTTTGATGATAGGCAGAAACAGCCTGCTGAACCGGAATAAGGGCTGGCTGCGCTTCGTTTTTGGGCAAAAGACGCTGGAAGGAGTCAACTACGATAAAATAAAGCCGATCATTGAGGCCTGCCGCAGCATGAAAAACACGAAAACGGGCGCGCTCATTGTCTTTGCCCGGAATATAGACGGGCAGGATTTTTTCAATAACGGGGAAATACTGAACGCGGCGCTCTCAAAACGCTTGCTGGAAACCATTTTTTCAAAAAACGGCCCGCTTCATGACGGGGCCGTTGTAATAGCGGATAGCCAGGTTGTTTCAGCGAGCTGTGTACTGCCGCTAACTTCCAATACCGAACTGCCGCCCCGCCTTGGTTTGCGGCACCGGGCGGCCATTGGCATTACCGAGGTCAGTGATTCTTCCGCCATAGTTATTTCCGAAGAAACAGGGGAGGTTTCCTACGCAAAATACGGGCGCATACGCACCAATATTTCGCTGCTTGAGCTGGAGAAGTTCCTCCAGCGGGATATGTCCTAA
- the folP gene encoding dihydropteroate synthase: MYTINCKGKLFSLDVPRVMGIINLTPDSFYEGSRHMPVESALRKAGEMLEQGAAFLDLGAYSSRPDAEDISMEEESSRLLPVLKAIAKRFPEAIISVDTFRAEVARRAVAEGAAMINDISGGQLDEKMFETAASLQVPYIIMHMRGTPQTMARENQYQDICGDLVTYFSKAIRRLRSLGVNDLIIDPGFGFAKHPAQSFELLRRLDELRVLDCPLLAGLSRKSMLYRTLGTGPEETLTATNVAGMIALERGARILRVHDVKEALETVKIFSTLQHN; this comes from the coding sequence ATGTACACAATTAATTGTAAGGGGAAGCTGTTCAGCCTGGATGTGCCGCGGGTGATGGGGATCATTAATCTTACGCCCGATTCCTTTTACGAGGGAAGCCGGCATATGCCGGTTGAAAGTGCCTTGCGCAAAGCCGGGGAAATGTTGGAGCAGGGAGCGGCTTTCCTTGACCTTGGTGCCTATTCCTCCCGTCCGGATGCGGAAGATATTTCCATGGAAGAGGAATCGTCCCGGCTGCTCCCCGTGTTGAAAGCAATCGCAAAGCGCTTCCCGGAAGCTATTATTTCGGTAGATACCTTCCGGGCTGAGGTGGCCCGCCGGGCGGTGGCGGAAGGTGCGGCGATGATCAATGATATTTCAGGCGGGCAGCTGGATGAGAAAATGTTTGAAACGGCGGCTTCCTTACAAGTGCCTTATATTATCATGCATATGCGCGGAACACCCCAAACCATGGCGAGGGAGAATCAGTACCAGGATATTTGCGGGGACCTTGTCACCTATTTCAGCAAAGCCATCCGCCGGCTGCGCAGCCTGGGAGTGAACGACCTGATCATTGATCCGGGTTTTGGTTTTGCCAAACATCCCGCACAAAGTTTTGAGTTACTTCGCCGCCTGGATGAACTCCGGGTACTGGACTGCCCGCTGCTTGCCGGGCTCTCCCGGAAATCCATGCTATACCGGACCCTGGGAACAGGGCCGGAGGAAACGTTAACCGCTACTAATGTGGCGGGAATGATTGCATTGGAAAGGGGCGCCAGGATATTACGCGTACATGATGTAAAAGAAGCCCTTGAAACCGTGAAAATTTTTTCAACTTTACAGCATAATTGA
- a CDS encoding DUF1599 domain-containing protein produces MQTAATSTQYDAIIRNCKDLFLKKNKDYGTAWRILRLSSITDQIFIKARRIRTLEAKKVNRVGEGIVPEYTGIINYCIMAIIQTELDENSPLELDTNTLNRLYDEAITETKDLMEAKNHDYGEAWREMRVSSLTDLILMKLLRIKQIEDNEGNTLVSEGIKANYQDIINYSVFALIRLEA; encoded by the coding sequence TTGCAAACCGCTGCCACTTCAACGCAATATGATGCTATTATCAGGAATTGCAAAGACTTGTTCCTGAAAAAAAACAAGGACTACGGAACGGCCTGGCGTATATTACGCCTTTCATCCATCACGGACCAGATATTTATTAAAGCCCGGCGCATCCGAACTCTTGAAGCAAAAAAAGTGAACCGGGTAGGCGAAGGCATTGTCCCGGAATACACGGGCATTATCAATTATTGTATCATGGCCATTATCCAGACGGAACTGGATGAAAACAGCCCGCTGGAGCTTGATACTAACACCCTGAACCGGCTTTATGATGAAGCCATTACCGAAACCAAGGACCTGATGGAGGCAAAGAACCATGATTATGGCGAAGCATGGAGGGAAATGCGCGTTAGCTCGCTGACCGACCTCATACTCATGAAGCTGCTGCGCATTAAGCAGATTGAAGATAACGAGGGCAACACGCTGGTATCGGAAGGCATAAAAGCCAATTACCAGGACATCATCAACTATTCTGTCTTTGCTTTAATCAGACTGGAGGCCTGA
- a CDS encoding BT_3928 family protein — protein sequence MRLLTWICRIPVGLLFIFSGLIKANDPMGFGFKLEEYFVVFGIEWLSPLAVSLSILICSLEIVLGVAVLLGARIRLTAWGLLLLILFFTWLTFYSAWFNKVTDCGCFGDAIKLTPWQSFTKDLILLALILPIFLYRRRIQPVFSKTGSNLALLLAAVLSLGFGLYTYFYLPVVDLLPYKVGNHLPSLMTMPPDAEPDVFKVIYTLKNKKTGELREMDDKEYLSTKIWENPDWEYVKASDPILVKKGYTPLFMISVSAMQTAWHSQMNC from the coding sequence ATGCGATTACTTACCTGGATCTGCAGGATACCTGTTGGACTGCTTTTTATCTTTTCCGGCCTCATTAAGGCTAATGACCCTATGGGATTCGGCTTTAAGCTGGAAGAATATTTCGTTGTTTTCGGCATTGAATGGCTGAGCCCACTGGCTGTGTCCCTTTCAATTCTTATCTGTTCCCTTGAAATTGTCCTGGGAGTAGCGGTATTGCTGGGCGCCCGTATCAGGCTTACTGCCTGGGGCCTCCTGCTGTTGATTCTCTTCTTTACCTGGCTCACCTTTTATTCGGCCTGGTTCAATAAGGTAACCGACTGCGGATGCTTCGGGGATGCAATTAAACTAACTCCGTGGCAATCGTTCACAAAAGACCTGATCCTGCTCGCCCTGATCCTTCCCATCTTTTTATACCGGCGCCGTATCCAGCCTGTGTTTTCAAAAACGGGCTCCAATCTGGCCCTGCTGCTGGCGGCAGTATTATCGCTCGGCTTTGGGCTTTACACCTATTTTTACCTGCCGGTAGTTGATCTTCTTCCCTATAAAGTGGGCAATCATCTCCCGTCCCTGATGACCATGCCGCCGGACGCCGAACCTGATGTCTTCAAGGTGATCTATACCCTGAAGAATAAGAAAACCGGGGAGCTTCGCGAAATGGACGATAAGGAATACCTGTCTACCAAGATCTGGGAAAACCCGGATTGGGAATATGTAAAAGCGTCCGATCCCATTTTGGTAAAAAAAGGTTATACCCCCCTATTCATGATCTCAGTATCAGCAATGCAGACGGCGTGGCATTCACAGATGAATTGCTGA
- a CDS encoding shikimate kinase, translating to MKLFLIGYMGAGKTTLGKPLAQQLALPFIDMDTVLEEREGKTITNLFEELGESGFREKERDILRNGIFPDAFVMATGGGAPCFFDNMDWMNHKGVTMYLRAHPKEIARRLEHEREQRPLLRSIKKEDLEEVIGQRLAVREKFYLQAQLVMENNELTVEQLLEALQSYR from the coding sequence ATGAAGCTGTTTTTGATTGGCTACATGGGGGCCGGGAAAACAACCCTTGGAAAACCGCTGGCGCAGCAATTAGCGTTACCTTTCATTGACATGGATACTGTGCTGGAGGAACGCGAAGGGAAAACCATTACAAATCTGTTCGAAGAATTGGGAGAAAGCGGCTTTCGCGAAAAGGAGCGGGATATTCTCCGGAACGGCATTTTTCCGGATGCTTTTGTGATGGCGACAGGCGGCGGAGCCCCCTGTTTTTTCGATAATATGGACTGGATGAACCACAAGGGTGTTACCATGTATTTACGCGCGCATCCGAAAGAAATAGCCCGCAGGCTTGAACATGAACGGGAACAGCGGCCCCTGCTGCGTTCAATAAAGAAAGAAGACCTGGAGGAAGTGATCGGGCAACGGCTCGCCGTTCGTGAAAAATTCTATTTGCAGGCGCAGCTGGTGATGGAAAACAATGAATTAACGGTTGAACAGCTTTTGGAAGCCCTGCAAAGCTATCGTTAA
- a CDS encoding phosphoribosyltransferase family protein has protein sequence MASKKIQVLDRKQISQKLNRIAYQILEDNFEEEEVILAGIMPRGYMLAGRLKEILSKISGLNVRLLQLDIEKDSRSLKANTNIPPEKCRNKVVILVDDVLHTGRTLVYGVGVFLDVPLKKIRTVVLVDRSHKSYPVHIDFTGMQLSTVAKEHVQLVIDGEEEAVYLT, from the coding sequence ATGGCATCCAAAAAAATACAGGTACTCGACAGGAAGCAGATCAGCCAGAAACTGAACCGCATTGCCTACCAGATACTCGAAGACAATTTTGAAGAAGAAGAGGTTATCCTGGCGGGGATTATGCCCAGAGGGTATATGCTGGCAGGCCGCCTTAAAGAGATCCTTTCAAAAATTTCGGGCTTAAACGTGCGGCTGCTCCAGTTGGATATTGAAAAGGACAGCCGTTCGCTAAAAGCTAATACAAATATTCCTCCTGAAAAATGCCGGAATAAGGTGGTGATCCTTGTGGACGACGTATTACATACAGGAAGGACGCTGGTGTACGGGGTGGGAGTGTTTTTAGATGTGCCGCTGAAAAAGATCCGGACGGTGGTGCTGGTTGATCGCAGCCATAAATCTTACCCGGTGCATATTGATTTCACGGGGATGCAGCTATCTACCGTGGCAAAAGAACATGTACAGCTGGTTATTGACGGCGAAGAAGAAGCCGTTTACCTGACCTGA
- a CDS encoding OsmC family protein has protein sequence MKRTATAVWNGTIKEGKGQLSTATGVLKETPYTFNSRFGDGAETNPEELIAAAHAGCFSMKLSGVLTEAGFTPESIETSCTIGMENLGIKTAHLVVKAKVPGMDDAQFSECATDAKENCPVSKALNLSITMDATLIS, from the coding sequence ATGAAACGTACAGCTACTGCCGTTTGGAACGGCACCATTAAAGAAGGCAAGGGCCAGCTCAGCACGGCCACCGGAGTGCTGAAAGAAACTCCCTACACATTTAATTCCCGTTTTGGCGATGGCGCCGAGACGAATCCGGAAGAACTCATCGCGGCCGCCCATGCAGGATGTTTCTCCATGAAGTTGAGCGGGGTACTTACTGAAGCCGGGTTTACTCCCGAAAGTATCGAAACATCGTGTACCATTGGTATGGAAAACCTCGGGATTAAAACGGCGCACCTGGTGGTCAAAGCAAAAGTTCCGGGCATGGATGATGCGCAATTTTCCGAATGCGCGACGGATGCAAAAGAAAATTGCCCGGTAAGCAAGGCGCTGAATCTGAGCATCACCATGGACGCAACGCTTATATCATAA
- the rlmD gene encoding 23S rRNA (uracil(1939)-C(5))-methyltransferase RlmD, translated as MAIRRLKQPEQVKGLEIIDITEDGRGIGKSEGRVLFIDKAIPGDVADVELLRRKKSLFEGRISRLEKESEHRRDPFCLHFGVCGGCKWQHLDYQAQLIYKQKQVSDALQRLAGIDASHISPIIPSPETVYYRNKLEFTFSNRRWLSAAEMSGGGEESTANPPENTANALGFHVPGRFDKIINIDTCHLQSGLSDRIRNAVRQFALDNAMTFYDLRGHTGLLRNLIIRSTSTGELMVIVVFADDQPQAVSALLDHIKEEFPEITSLLYIINRKLNDTIYDQEVRVWNGRDHIIEQMEAPGGAVRFKIGPKSFYQTNSRQAERLYQVVSDLAGFSGNEKVYDLYTGAGTIANFIAKQVDSVIGIEYVEPAILDARENALLNGAGNTAFFAGDMKDVLTEEFVATNGRPDVIITDPPRAGMHPGVVSRLLEIAPRKIVYVSCNPATQARDLLILKELYKVSRIQPVDMFPHTTHVENVLLLEHNDLI; from the coding sequence ATGGCAATTCGCAGGTTAAAGCAGCCGGAACAGGTAAAAGGGCTGGAGATCATTGATATTACGGAAGATGGAAGAGGCATTGGGAAATCGGAAGGACGGGTGCTTTTTATAGATAAAGCCATACCGGGCGATGTCGCTGATGTGGAGCTGCTGCGCAGAAAGAAATCACTCTTTGAAGGCCGCATCAGCCGGCTGGAAAAAGAGTCGGAACATAGAAGGGACCCCTTCTGCCTGCATTTCGGCGTCTGCGGCGGATGCAAATGGCAGCACCTGGATTACCAGGCGCAATTGATCTACAAGCAAAAACAGGTAAGCGATGCCTTGCAACGACTGGCAGGAATCGATGCCAGTCATATTTCGCCTATTATTCCTTCTCCCGAAACGGTTTATTACCGGAATAAACTGGAGTTTACTTTTTCCAACCGCCGCTGGCTGTCCGCGGCGGAAATGTCTGGCGGTGGGGAGGAAAGCACAGCCAACCCGCCGGAAAACACCGCCAACGCGCTGGGTTTTCACGTTCCGGGCCGCTTTGACAAGATCATCAACATCGATACCTGTCACCTGCAAAGCGGGCTATCCGATCGCATACGCAACGCCGTAAGGCAGTTCGCCCTGGATAATGCAATGACATTCTATGATTTGAGGGGACATACCGGGCTTCTCCGGAACCTGATCATCCGGAGTACTTCCACAGGTGAACTCATGGTGATCGTTGTATTCGCAGATGACCAGCCCCAGGCCGTTTCCGCTCTTTTGGATCATATAAAGGAAGAGTTCCCGGAGATCACCTCCCTGCTTTACATTATTAACCGGAAGCTGAACGATACGATATATGATCAGGAAGTTCGGGTATGGAACGGAAGAGACCATATCATTGAGCAGATGGAAGCCCCCGGCGGCGCGGTAAGGTTTAAAATTGGCCCTAAGTCTTTTTATCAGACCAATTCCCGGCAGGCGGAGCGGCTTTACCAGGTAGTATCCGATCTTGCGGGCTTCAGCGGCAATGAAAAGGTGTACGATCTCTATACGGGCGCGGGAACTATTGCAAATTTTATTGCAAAACAGGTGGATTCGGTGATTGGGATAGAATACGTGGAGCCTGCTATTCTGGATGCACGGGAGAACGCTCTTCTTAACGGCGCCGGGAACACGGCCTTTTTCGCCGGCGACATGAAAGACGTGCTTACGGAAGAGTTTGTGGCCACTAACGGCCGTCCCGACGTGATCATTACTGATCCGCCAAGGGCGGGCATGCATCCGGGGGTGGTGAGCCGCCTGCTGGAGATCGCTCCGCGGAAAATAGTGTATGTTAGCTGCAACCCGGCCACCCAGGCCAGGGACCTGTTGATCCTGAAGGAGCTATACAAGGTAAGCCGTATTCAGCCGGTTGACATGTTCCCTCATACCACGCATGTGGAAAACGTGCTATTGCTTGAACATAATGATTTGATTTAA
- the pheS gene encoding phenylalanine--tRNA ligase subunit alpha — translation MLEKIQSYLEEINAFVPASGEEAEQFRIRFLGRKGIIPALFDTFKSLPPEEKKVLGKSLNVLKQAAAEKVETFKAGAGRASGQGKQEDLSLPGEPSPTGGRHPISLVEKEITAIFSRLGFNVAEGPEIEDDWHNFSALNFPAEHPARDMQDTFFIRRDPADPKADMALRTHTSSVQVRLMENGKPPFRAIMPGRVYRNEAISARAHCFFHQVEGLYVDEHVSFADLKQTLFYFVQELFGEGTGVRFRPSYFPFTEPSAEMDISCTICKGSGCTMCKQSGWVEILGCGMVDPNVLKNCGVDPERYSGFAFGMGIERITNLKYQVTDLRLFSENDVRFLSQFQSEIV, via the coding sequence ATGCTGGAAAAAATTCAGTCCTATCTAGAAGAGATCAATGCGTTCGTGCCTGCTTCCGGGGAAGAGGCCGAGCAGTTCCGGATCCGGTTTTTGGGCCGGAAAGGGATCATCCCTGCATTGTTTGATACATTTAAATCTCTTCCGCCGGAAGAAAAGAAAGTCCTTGGGAAATCGCTGAACGTGCTGAAACAGGCTGCAGCGGAAAAAGTGGAAACGTTCAAAGCGGGCGCCGGAAGGGCTTCCGGGCAAGGGAAGCAGGAAGACCTGAGCCTGCCGGGCGAACCTTCTCCGACGGGAGGAAGGCATCCTATTTCCCTGGTGGAAAAGGAGATCACCGCTATTTTTTCGCGCCTTGGGTTTAATGTAGCAGAGGGACCGGAAATAGAGGATGACTGGCATAATTTTTCGGCGCTGAATTTTCCGGCGGAACACCCTGCCCGCGACATGCAGGACACCTTTTTTATCCGGCGGGATCCGGCCGATCCCAAGGCAGACATGGCCCTTCGCACGCATACCTCGTCCGTTCAGGTTCGGTTGATGGAGAACGGCAAGCCACCTTTCCGGGCCATTATGCCCGGCCGCGTTTATCGTAATGAGGCTATTTCCGCCCGGGCACATTGCTTTTTCCACCAGGTGGAAGGATTATATGTAGACGAACATGTTTCATTTGCCGACCTGAAGCAAACCCTTTTTTACTTTGTGCAGGAACTCTTCGGCGAAGGTACGGGCGTACGGTTCCGACCCTCCTATTTTCCTTTTACAGAGCCTTCTGCGGAAATGGATATATCTTGTACTATCTGTAAGGGCTCCGGCTGCACCATGTGCAAGCAAAGCGGATGGGTGGAAATACTGGGCTGTGGAATGGTAGACCCGAATGTGTTGAAAAATTGCGGGGTCGATCCTGAACGTTATTCGGGCTTTGCCTTTGGCATGGGAATTGAAAGAATAACAAACCTGAAATACCAGGTAACGGACCTGCGCTTGTTCTCTGAAAATGACGTTCGCTTTCTCTCGCAATTCCAATCGGAGATTGTTTAA
- the recJ gene encoding single-stranded-DNA-specific exonuclease RecJ, with protein sequence MEKRWVLNQSFDEAAAHRLAQELNVSPVLGRLLQKRGISNFEGARSFFRPHLNQLHDPFLMQDMEKAVNRIEQAISGKEKILVYGDYDVDGTTAVSVVYLFFKRYYSNLDFYIPDRYKEGYGISRQGIDWAAEQDFSLIIALDCGIKSVEEVTYARSKGIDFIICDHHMPSAEIPPAVAVLDPKRPTCPYPYKELSGCGIGLKLVQAFLKKNNLPPEHAYEFLDLVTVSIASDIVPITGENRVLAYFGLLKLGSDPSPGLKALIKTAGINKNILNISDIVFGIGPRINAAGRMDDARHAVHLLTAFKPDLAIEKSELINSKNDLRREFDSNITGEALAMIEGDEQLQSRKTTVLFHPAWHKGVIGIVASRLIEKHYRPTVVLTRSGDLVTGSARSVNGFDLYSAISACSDLLEQYGGHKYAAGLTMKEANLEAFMDRFEEVVSAQITEDSLSQAIRIDEEIGLQEITPKLMRITRQFAPFGPGNMQPLFMSRAVWCAARPQLVGNNHLKFFVQQKGSHIYDSIAFGLGNFCERIRPGTPFNICYSVEENTWNGKTSIQLNIKDIKLDYDGINTT encoded by the coding sequence ATGGAAAAACGATGGGTACTTAACCAGTCATTTGATGAAGCGGCGGCCCACCGCCTGGCGCAGGAACTCAATGTGAGCCCGGTGCTGGGCAGGTTATTGCAGAAAAGGGGGATATCCAACTTTGAAGGCGCCCGCTCATTTTTCCGGCCCCACCTGAACCAGCTACATGACCCCTTTCTGATGCAGGACATGGAAAAGGCGGTCAACCGGATCGAGCAGGCTATTTCAGGCAAAGAAAAGATCCTGGTGTACGGAGACTACGACGTGGACGGGACCACGGCTGTTTCCGTGGTTTATCTCTTCTTTAAAAGGTATTACAGCAACCTTGATTTTTATATCCCTGACCGCTACAAGGAAGGATACGGCATTTCTCGGCAGGGAATTGACTGGGCCGCGGAACAGGATTTCTCCCTGATAATCGCCCTGGATTGCGGCATTAAATCGGTGGAAGAAGTAACATATGCCCGCTCAAAGGGAATTGACTTTATTATATGCGACCACCATATGCCTTCCGCGGAGATCCCGCCGGCGGTAGCCGTACTGGATCCCAAACGCCCTACCTGCCCCTATCCTTATAAAGAGCTGTCCGGATGCGGGATCGGGCTCAAGCTGGTCCAGGCCTTTTTAAAAAAGAACAACCTTCCGCCTGAACACGCTTACGAGTTCCTGGACCTGGTCACGGTGAGTATTGCTTCGGACATTGTACCCATAACCGGCGAAAACCGCGTCCTGGCTTATTTCGGCTTGTTAAAACTGGGCTCCGATCCCAGTCCCGGATTAAAAGCCCTGATCAAAACCGCCGGCATCAATAAGAACATCCTTAATATCAGCGATATCGTATTCGGCATTGGTCCGCGTATTAACGCAGCAGGCAGAATGGACGATGCCCGCCATGCCGTACACCTGCTCACCGCCTTCAAGCCCGACCTGGCCATTGAAAAAAGCGAACTGATCAATTCAAAAAACGATCTCCGGAGGGAATTTGACAGCAATATCACCGGGGAAGCGCTGGCCATGATCGAAGGGGACGAGCAATTGCAAAGCCGGAAGACTACCGTGTTGTTCCATCCGGCCTGGCACAAGGGCGTGATCGGGATCGTGGCTTCCCGCCTGATTGAGAAGCATTACCGCCCCACCGTGGTACTGACCCGCTCCGGCGACCTGGTAACCGGTTCGGCACGTTCCGTGAACGGCTTTGACCTTTACAGCGCCATCAGCGCCTGCAGCGATCTGCTGGAACAATACGGCGGACATAAATATGCCGCAGGGCTTACTATGAAGGAAGCAAACCTGGAAGCTTTCATGGACCGCTTCGAAGAAGTTGTAAGCGCACAGATCACGGAAGACTCCCTTTCCCAGGCTATCCGCATCGATGAAGAGATAGGGCTGCAGGAAATTACTCCCAAGCTGATGCGCATTACCCGGCAGTTTGCCCCCTTCGGGCCGGGAAATATGCAGCCTCTGTTCATGAGCCGGGCCGTATGGTGCGCTGCCCGGCCGCAGCTGGTTGGAAATAATCACCTGAAATTTTTCGTACAGCAGAAGGGCAGCCATATTTATGACAGTATTGCCTTCGGCTTAGGGAATTTCTGCGAACGGATCCGGCCGGGTACGCCTTTTAATATCTGTTACTCGGTAGAAGAAAATACCTGGAACGGTAAAACGTCTATCCAATTAAACATAAAGGACATTAAACTGGATTACGATGGAATCAATACAACTTAA